A genomic segment from Paenibacillus sp. FSL K6-1096 encodes:
- a CDS encoding glycosyltransferase, producing the protein MEKAVPKLTLTMVVKNEGSRFLRQALQEHRKYIDEAVIIDDGSTDDTADICREVLQGIPLQLIHNPVSKFGNEIELRMQQWEAVIATRPEWILNLDADEIFEAKFSEEIGSLLQTEDCDLFCFRLYDFWDENHYRDDFYWRAHLSYWPLLLRYQEDFNYVWNRAPQHCGRLPMNIAELPHQLSGLRLKHLGWSNPESRYTKYQRYMRLDPDGKYGWMEQYQSILDPNPRLVPWNE; encoded by the coding sequence ATGGAAAAAGCCGTTCCCAAGCTAACCCTTACGATGGTTGTAAAGAATGAAGGCTCGAGGTTTCTGCGTCAAGCCCTGCAGGAGCACCGCAAATATATTGATGAAGCCGTCATTATTGATGATGGAAGCACCGATGATACAGCAGACATCTGCCGCGAGGTTCTTCAGGGTATTCCGCTTCAGCTGATTCACAATCCCGTCTCCAAATTCGGCAATGAGATTGAGCTGCGTATGCAACAGTGGGAGGCAGTCATTGCTACCCGTCCGGAGTGGATTCTAAATCTGGATGCCGATGAGATTTTTGAAGCTAAATTCTCAGAAGAGATAGGCTCCCTGCTGCAGACAGAAGATTGCGACTTATTCTGTTTCCGCCTTTACGATTTCTGGGATGAGAATCATTACCGTGACGATTTTTACTGGCGGGCTCACCTAAGTTACTGGCCGCTCCTGCTCCGCTACCAGGAAGATTTCAACTATGTCTGGAATCGAGCACCCCAGCATTGCGGGCGGCTGCCCATGAATATTGCGGAATTGCCCCATCAGTTAAGCGGCCTGCGGCTGAAGCATCTCGGCTGGTCCAATCCGGAATCCAGGTATACGAAATATCAGCGGTACATGCGGCTGGACCCGGATGGAAAATACGGCTGGATGGAACAGTATCAGTCTATCCTTGATCCGAATCCCCGGCTGGTGCCGTGGAATGAATAG
- a CDS encoding Hsp20/alpha crystallin family protein, producing MFDLVPFGKRRDDAFGMLAKSLNEVFNDDFFSPLTSHALSFRTDIRESEGAYLIEAELPGFKKEEIDIDYSSPYLTIKAVRKEENSEENKEHQTVRRERRYGEYVRRFYVQDIDDEGIRASLRDGVLSLEVPKRQKSQGKRIQIQDGGNDSNPQLQ from the coding sequence ATGTTTGATTTGGTTCCTTTTGGCAAACGCAGAGATGATGCTTTCGGTATGCTGGCGAAGTCGCTGAACGAAGTGTTCAACGATGATTTCTTCTCGCCGCTGACCAGTCACGCTCTGTCCTTCCGGACCGATATCCGTGAGAGCGAAGGGGCGTATCTGATTGAGGCCGAGCTGCCGGGCTTCAAGAAAGAGGAAATCGACATCGATTACTCCAGCCCTTACTTGACGATCAAGGCGGTACGCAAGGAAGAGAACAGCGAGGAGAACAAGGAGCATCAGACCGTGCGCCGGGAACGGCGGTATGGCGAATATGTGCGCCGTTTCTACGTTCAGGATATTGACGATGAGGGCATCCGCGCTTCCCTGAGAGACGGGGTGCTGAGCCTGGAGGTGCCGAAGCGGCAGAAGTCCCAGGGCAAACGGATTCAGATTCAGGACGGCGGCAATGACTCTAACCCGCAGCTGCAGTAA
- the clpB gene encoding ATP-dependent chaperone ClpB, translating into MDFNKLTQKLQEAVAEAQSLAAAAGHQEIDNLHLLKALLQQHEGLLPRLLQKMNIPAAGLLQGTEALLQRKPSVSGGGAGTMRRYASPALIAMLEQAEQEAAKMQDEFVAVEHAVLAMVSDSGSGNRELRELFTSRGITREKLLEVLADIRGHQRVTSREPEATYEVLEKYGRDLVAEVRAGKVDPVIGRDAEIRRVIRILSRKTKNNPVLIGEPGVGKTAIVEGLAHRIVRRDVPEGLKDKTIFSLDMSALIAGAKYRGEFEERLQAVLKEIRESDGRIILFIDELHTIVGAGKTEGAMDAGNMLKPMLARGELHCIGATTLDEYRKYIEKDPALERRFQQVLVSEPDVEDTISILRGLKERFEVHHGVKIHDSALVAAGVLSNRYITDRFLPDKAIDLVDEACAMIRTEIDSMPGEMDEVTRRLMQMEIEEAALKKETDDASARRLESLQRELADLKEKHLGMTVRWEKEKSAIQGIRDLKKRLEQARKDLVDAQEVYDLNKSAELSYGIIPDLERQLKAAEEAAQQDQETRLLREAVTEEEIADIVSRWTGVPVSRLVEGERDKLLRLEDTLHERVVGQDEAVRLVADAVLRARAGIKDPNRPIGSFLFLGPTGVGKTELAKALAVSLFDREDGMIRIDMSEYMEKHSVSRLVGAPPGYVGYEEGGQLTEAVRRQPYTVVLLDEVEKAHPDVFNILLQLLDDGRLTDSQGRMVDFKNTIVIMTSNIGSPHLIQGTDDNGDLTEAVKDRVMKELSGHFRPEFLNRVDDIVMFKPLTMNETERIVVKLVDGLRLRLAERNIGLVLSGRAVRFIAEEGFDSVYGARPLKRFIQRSLETRVARALIAGEAEEDSVMTVDEADGELTVSIAKPESAETVTAE; encoded by the coding sequence ATGGATTTCAACAAACTGACCCAGAAGCTGCAGGAAGCTGTGGCCGAGGCGCAGTCGCTGGCGGCTGCAGCCGGGCATCAGGAGATTGATAATCTCCATCTGCTGAAGGCGCTGCTCCAGCAGCATGAAGGACTGCTGCCCCGGCTGCTGCAGAAGATGAATATTCCCGCAGCCGGGCTGCTGCAGGGCACGGAGGCGCTGCTCCAGCGGAAGCCGAGCGTGAGCGGAGGCGGGGCGGGCACGATGCGCCGCTACGCCTCGCCTGCGCTGATTGCCATGCTGGAGCAGGCTGAGCAGGAAGCGGCGAAGATGCAGGACGAATTCGTGGCGGTGGAGCATGCCGTCCTGGCGATGGTCTCGGATTCCGGCAGCGGGAACCGCGAGCTGCGCGAATTGTTCACCAGCCGGGGCATCACCCGGGAGAAGCTGCTGGAGGTGCTGGCCGACATCCGCGGGCATCAGCGGGTGACCAGCCGGGAGCCGGAGGCCACCTATGAGGTGCTGGAGAAGTACGGCCGCGATCTGGTGGCCGAGGTGCGGGCCGGCAAGGTCGATCCGGTAATTGGCCGGGATGCCGAGATACGCCGTGTGATCCGCATCCTCTCCCGCAAGACGAAGAATAACCCGGTGCTGATCGGGGAGCCGGGCGTCGGCAAGACGGCGATTGTCGAAGGGCTGGCCCACCGGATTGTCCGCCGCGATGTGCCGGAGGGGCTGAAGGACAAGACGATTTTCTCACTGGATATGAGTGCGCTCATTGCCGGAGCGAAGTACCGCGGGGAGTTCGAGGAACGGCTTCAGGCGGTGCTGAAGGAGATCCGCGAGAGTGACGGGCGGATTATTCTGTTCATCGATGAGCTGCACACGATTGTCGGCGCGGGCAAAACCGAGGGAGCGATGGATGCGGGCAATATGCTGAAGCCGATGCTGGCCCGGGGCGAGCTGCACTGTATCGGGGCGACCACGCTGGATGAATACCGCAAATATATCGAGAAGGACCCGGCGCTCGAACGCCGCTTTCAGCAGGTGCTGGTCAGCGAGCCGGACGTTGAGGATACGATCTCGATCCTGCGCGGGCTGAAGGAACGCTTCGAGGTGCATCACGGGGTCAAAATCCACGACAGCGCCCTGGTCGCCGCCGGAGTGTTATCGAACCGCTACATCACCGACCGCTTCCTGCCGGATAAGGCGATTGACCTGGTGGATGAAGCCTGCGCGATGATCCGCACGGAGATTGATTCCATGCCCGGCGAGATGGACGAGGTGACCCGCCGTCTGATGCAGATGGAGATTGAGGAAGCTGCGCTCAAAAAAGAAACCGACGACGCCAGCGCCCGCCGCCTGGAGAGCCTCCAGCGGGAGCTGGCTGACCTGAAGGAGAAGCATCTGGGCATGACTGTCCGCTGGGAGAAGGAGAAGTCGGCAATTCAGGGCATCCGCGACCTCAAGAAACGGCTGGAGCAGGCCCGCAAGGATCTGGTCGATGCCCAGGAGGTCTACGATCTCAACAAGTCCGCCGAGCTGAGCTACGGGATCATTCCTGATCTGGAGCGCCAGCTGAAGGCGGCGGAGGAAGCGGCGCAGCAGGACCAGGAGACCCGGCTGCTGCGTGAAGCGGTGACTGAGGAGGAGATCGCCGATATTGTTTCGCGCTGGACGGGTGTTCCCGTAAGCAGATTGGTAGAAGGCGAGCGGGATAAGCTGCTGCGGCTGGAGGATACGCTGCATGAACGGGTGGTCGGCCAGGATGAGGCTGTCCGGCTGGTAGCCGATGCCGTCCTCCGGGCCAGAGCCGGGATTAAGGACCCGAACCGCCCCATCGGCTCGTTCCTGTTCCTGGGGCCGACCGGTGTCGGGAAGACCGAGCTGGCCAAGGCGCTGGCGGTTTCGCTGTTCGACCGCGAGGACGGCATGATCCGCATCGATATGTCGGAGTATATGGAGAAGCACAGTGTCTCCCGTCTTGTGGGCGCTCCTCCGGGATATGTCGGCTATGAAGAGGGCGGCCAGCTGACGGAAGCGGTGCGCCGCCAGCCGTATACGGTGGTGCTGCTCGATGAGGTGGAGAAGGCGCACCCGGATGTGTTCAACATTCTGCTGCAATTGCTGGATGACGGGCGGCTGACCGATTCGCAGGGCCGAATGGTGGACTTCAAGAACACCATTGTCATCATGACCTCCAACATCGGGTCGCCGCATCTCATTCAGGGCACGGATGACAACGGCGATCTGACCGAAGCCGTTAAGGACAGGGTGATGAAGGAACTGAGTGGCCACTTCCGTCCGGAGTTCCTCAACCGGGTGGATGATATCGTGATGTTCAAGCCGCTGACCATGAATGAGACCGAGAGAATTGTCGTGAAGCTGGTCGATGGGCTGCGCCTGCGCCTGGCCGAGCGGAATATCGGGCTGGTGCTCAGCGGACGGGCGGTCCGCTTCATTGCCGAGGAAGGCTTCGACTCCGTGTACGGCGCCCGGCCGCTGAAGCGGTTCATCCAGCGCAGCCTGGAGACGCGGGTGGCGCGTGCGCTGATCGCCGGTGAAGCGGAGGAAGACTCCGTGATGACCGTCGATGAAGCAGACGGGGAGCTGACGGTCAGCATCGCCAAGCCGGAGTCTGCCGAGACCGTTACAGCCGAATAA
- a CDS encoding PLP-dependent aminotransferase family protein, producing the protein MLLVPKLDEHSGVPYYIQLYEYFTKAILGGALESGTRLPSIRRLAALCGISATPVELAYQQLAAEGFISSRPRSGYYILPVHSSGSAADSGERPRPAARPITPRDSRRFAYDFHISRNDFSLFPHRIWRSLYQEQLANADLLQYGDPQGEPALRHSIAAHLRRFRGLNCTEEQIVIGGDQYTLCSLLCLLLEGRVSSLGIEDPGYHLIPAAFRRSGYRIMPIPLEEDGLDLGKLHSSGADAVYLSPSHQFPRGMAMPITKRLALLEWARSTGGYIIEDDYDGEFRYHGRPIPALQGLAEGSPVIYMCSFAQSVAPALCIHYMVLPEELLPRYHSLRSELYLEHSASRLHQIALHYFMERGYFEQHLRRMRLLYQRKHDALLRAVRQYFGDAAVLSGTDAGFHLLLTLTAPGAGSARELAAAAEAEGIRVTPMSYTWWDQPDRDEPVFILGFAGIALELIDEGIRRLAGVWLRQAHRSLSTSTSGP; encoded by the coding sequence ATGCTGCTTGTGCCGAAATTGGATGAACACAGCGGGGTGCCTTACTATATACAGCTCTATGAATATTTCACCAAAGCCATCCTCGGCGGGGCTCTGGAGAGCGGAACACGCCTGCCTTCCATCCGCCGCCTGGCGGCGTTATGCGGGATCAGCGCCACTCCGGTAGAGCTGGCTTACCAGCAGCTGGCGGCGGAGGGCTTCATTTCCAGCAGGCCGCGCAGCGGCTACTATATTCTGCCGGTCCACAGCAGCGGCAGTGCGGCGGACAGCGGGGAGCGGCCGCGCCCGGCCGCCCGTCCAATCACGCCCCGCGATTCGCGGAGGTTCGCTTATGATTTCCACATCTCACGTAATGACTTCTCGCTGTTCCCGCACCGGATCTGGCGCAGTCTCTATCAGGAACAGCTTGCGAATGCCGACCTGCTCCAATACGGCGACCCGCAGGGCGAGCCTGCACTCCGCCACAGCATCGCCGCCCATCTTCGGCGGTTCCGCGGGCTGAACTGTACAGAAGAGCAGATCGTGATTGGAGGCGACCAGTACACCTTATGCTCACTGCTGTGCCTCCTGCTGGAGGGCCGGGTGAGCAGCCTGGGCATTGAGGACCCCGGCTATCACCTGATTCCGGCAGCCTTCCGGCGCAGCGGCTACAGGATCATGCCGATTCCGCTGGAGGAGGACGGGCTGGATCTGGGGAAGCTGCATAGCAGCGGTGCAGATGCGGTGTATCTCTCTCCTTCCCATCAGTTCCCCCGGGGCATGGCGATGCCGATTACCAAACGCCTTGCCTTGCTGGAATGGGCCCGGTCCACGGGCGGCTATATCATTGAAGATGACTATGACGGGGAATTCCGCTATCACGGGCGGCCGATTCCGGCGCTTCAGGGGCTTGCTGAGGGCAGCCCGGTCATCTACATGTGCAGCTTCGCGCAGTCTGTGGCACCCGCGCTGTGCATTCACTATATGGTGCTGCCGGAGGAGCTGCTGCCGCGTTACCACAGCCTGAGAAGCGAGCTGTATCTGGAGCATTCAGCTTCACGGCTGCATCAGATTGCGCTGCACTACTTCATGGAGCGGGGCTATTTCGAGCAGCATCTGCGCCGGATGCGCCTGCTCTACCAGCGCAAGCATGATGCGCTGCTGCGTGCGGTCAGGCAGTATTTCGGCGATGCCGCTGTGCTCAGCGGAACGGACGCCGGCTTCCATCTGCTGCTGACCCTGACCGCGCCGGGTGCAGGCAGCGCAAGGGAGCTTGCCGCTGCCGCAGAAGCAGAAGGCATCCGCGTCACTCCGATGTCTTATACGTGGTGGGATCAGCCGGACCGGGATGAACCCGTATTCATCCTGGGTTTTGCCGGAATCGCCTTAGAACTGATCGATGAAGGCATCCGCCGGCTGGCCGGGGTGTGGCTGAGGCAGGCTCACAGGAGTCTCTCCACTTCCACTTCAGGACCGTGA
- a CDS encoding sigma factor-like helix-turn-helix DNA-binding protein: MEQQMIQRYRKEIYRIGWRLQYRSKRTRRHECTFMDIRPAQRDEAEDMINRLSIEQLLDTLPAKGKVILQKLYLQEMTEAEVAAQLHMSQQGVNKWKQKMLRQLSQTASSQSF, from the coding sequence ATGGAACAGCAAATGATCCAGCGCTACCGCAAGGAAATCTACCGGATCGGCTGGCGCTTACAATACCGGAGCAAGCGGACCCGCAGGCATGAGTGCACCTTCATGGATATCCGTCCCGCCCAACGGGATGAGGCGGAGGATATGATCAACCGGTTGTCGATCGAGCAATTGTTAGATACATTGCCTGCCAAAGGGAAGGTCATCCTGCAGAAGCTTTACCTGCAGGAGATGACAGAGGCTGAGGTTGCCGCTCAGCTGCATATGAGTCAACAGGGGGTTAACAAATGGAAGCAAAAGATGCTCCGGCAGCTATCACAGACAGCCAGTTCGCAGAGCTTCTGA
- a CDS encoding GNAT family protein, whose translation MNRQSALLTGKTILLRPLNGEDAETYYHLFYGDEVRRLTGTKKHITKEQIEQYIARKSGDDSSVLLLIALKETGEVIGDIAIQDIDPHNRNANLRIAIGDERHQGKGYGREALLLLLDYGFGILNLHRIELEVYSYNARATHVYESIGFVREGVRRQTLYYNHEYHDVIMMAMLENEYRARYLKKEQ comes from the coding sequence ATGAACAGGCAATCCGCGCTTTTGACAGGCAAAACAATCCTTCTGCGCCCCCTCAACGGGGAAGACGCGGAAACGTATTACCATCTGTTCTACGGGGATGAGGTCCGCAGGCTGACAGGAACCAAGAAGCATATTACCAAAGAGCAAATCGAGCAGTATATCGCCCGTAAATCAGGGGATGATAGCTCCGTGCTGCTGCTGATTGCGCTGAAGGAGACCGGTGAGGTCATCGGCGACATCGCCATTCAGGATATTGATCCGCACAACCGGAACGCCAATCTGCGGATCGCCATCGGGGATGAGCGCCATCAGGGGAAGGGGTACGGGCGTGAGGCGCTGCTGCTGCTGCTGGACTACGGCTTCGGCATTCTAAATCTGCACAGAATTGAACTGGAGGTCTACAGCTATAATGCCCGGGCAACGCATGTCTATGAGTCCATCGGGTTTGTCCGTGAGGGCGTTCGCCGCCAGACGCTGTACTATAATCATGAATACCATGATGTCATTATGATGGCGATGCTGGAGAATGAGTACCGGGCGCGTTATCTGAAAAAAGAGCAGTAA
- a CDS encoding glycosyltransferase family 2 protein: MTEKRTRVLLGSPIHQKPAILEQFLKALTRLNLENIELDFYLIDDNKEEASSLLLRQFAESGRSVFLQASGYDDEYVRDENTHIWHSNLVWKVAEFKNLMIRRAEAFGYDYLFLIDSDLILQPETLRHLIGTGKDIISEIFWTQWKPDTLLQPQVWMHDEYNQWEILPGEQPSAEEIQRRFLAFLMKMHQPGIYEVGGLGACTLISSRAIASGISYDRVRNISYWGEDRHFCIRAAALGIPLFVDTYFPALHLYRDSDLELVEEFVQRTSDKADGSSPEAAGIENRTETTEAADKRVQEAAAQWDTLWTEAEARQRLTKQPLPADPGGEAAQAAVPSGGPERRPKLTLTMIVKNEASRFLREILEEHRKYIDEAVIIDDGSTDDTAELCREVLKGIPLQLIHNPVSRFSNESELRRQQWEAVVATRPEWILNLDGDEVFEARFAEDVDSLLRTEGCDLFCFRLYDFWDEDKYREDMYWQAHHSYRPFLLRYREDFTYLWNDLPQHCGRLPENIFELPHQLSNLRLKHLGWSKPEFRLEKYLRYMILDPDGRYGWKEQYQSILDQHPRLVLWNE; encoded by the coding sequence ATGACTGAGAAGCGTACCCGGGTGCTGCTGGGCAGCCCAATCCATCAGAAGCCGGCCATCCTGGAGCAATTCCTGAAGGCTCTGACGCGGCTGAATCTGGAAAATATTGAACTCGATTTCTATCTGATTGACGATAACAAGGAGGAAGCCTCCAGCCTGCTGCTCCGGCAGTTCGCAGAGAGCGGCAGATCCGTCTTCCTGCAGGCCTCCGGTTATGACGACGAGTATGTCCGTGATGAGAACACCCATATCTGGCATTCCAATCTGGTCTGGAAGGTGGCCGAGTTCAAGAATCTGATGATCCGGCGGGCGGAGGCCTTCGGCTATGACTATCTGTTCCTGATCGACTCGGATCTTATTCTTCAGCCGGAGACCCTGCGGCATCTGATCGGCACAGGCAAGGATATCATCTCGGAAATCTTCTGGACCCAGTGGAAGCCTGATACACTGCTCCAGCCGCAGGTGTGGATGCATGACGAATACAATCAATGGGAGATCCTGCCCGGGGAGCAGCCCTCGGCGGAAGAGATTCAGCGCCGCTTCCTCGCCTTCCTGATGAAGATGCATCAGCCGGGAATCTACGAGGTCGGCGGGCTGGGAGCCTGCACCCTGATCAGCAGCCGGGCGATTGCTTCAGGCATCAGCTATGACAGGGTGCGCAATATCTCCTACTGGGGAGAGGACCGTCATTTCTGCATCCGGGCCGCAGCGCTCGGCATTCCGCTTTTCGTCGACACCTACTTCCCGGCGCTGCATCTCTACAGGGACAGCGACCTGGAGCTGGTGGAGGAGTTCGTTCAGCGGACCTCGGATAAAGCGGACGGGAGCAGCCCGGAGGCGGCTGGCATAGAGAACCGGACAGAGACAACAGAAGCTGCTGATAAAAGAGTACAGGAAGCCGCTGCCCAGTGGGATACGCTGTGGACGGAAGCTGAAGCCCGGCAGCGCTTAACCAAGCAGCCGCTGCCTGCAGATCCGGGCGGCGAAGCTGCACAAGCCGCAGTTCCCTCAGGAGGGCCGGAGCGCAGGCCCAAGCTGACGCTCACGATGATCGTCAAGAATGAAGCCTCAAGGTTCCTGCGTGAGATTCTGGAAGAACACCGCAAATATATTGACGAAGCCGTCATTATTGATGACGGCAGCACGGATGACACGGCTGAACTATGCCGTGAGGTGCTGAAGGGCATTCCGCTTCAGCTGATTCACAATCCGGTGTCCCGCTTCAGCAATGAATCCGAGCTGCGCAGGCAGCAGTGGGAGGCGGTGGTGGCGACCCGTCCGGAATGGATTCTTAATCTGGACGGGGATGAGGTCTTTGAAGCCCGCTTCGCCGAAGACGTGGATTCCCTGCTAAGAACGGAAGGCTGCGATCTGTTCTGCTTCCGGCTCTATGATTTCTGGGATGAAGACAAATACCGCGAGGATATGTACTGGCAGGCCCACCATAGCTACCGGCCGTTCCTGCTCCGTTACCGCGAAGACTTCACTTACCTCTGGAATGACCTGCCGCAGCATTGCGGTCGGCTGCCGGAGAATATTTTCGAGCTGCCCCATCAGTTGAGCAATCTGCGGCTGAAGCACCTCGGCTGGTCCAAGCCGGAATTCCGGCTGGAGAAATATCTGCGCTATATGATCCTGGACCCGGACGGCCGTTACGGCTGGAAGGAGCAATACCAGTCCATTCTGGACCAGCATCCCCGGCTGGTGCTGTGGAATGAATAG
- a CDS encoding DnaJ C-terminal domain-containing protein: protein MAANYYDTLGVGRQASKQEIKKAYQKLAKKWHPDVNKAPEAEARFKEAAEAYEVLGDEEKRKIYDEELRYGAGFGGSRGQRGSASSASWESPFGAGWGSGAASGDHSGDDMFGMFFGSRGAADRAGFSFFSGSGSGRPGRGPWADEFSTMQAQLEITLDQAYKGGTISVQAAGRNLNVQIPARSAEGTVLRVPGGGSGAGQEGDLLISLHLLPHDIYEPDGGDLLATVEIAPWQAVLGGEAKVQLPDGSSVKLKIPAGSNNGRTLRLSGKGLKRLDGTNGDILFRLEIAVPPAVSEEEKKLYRQLAEASGFQAGAKRNSSGGTQRTKAATG from the coding sequence GTGGCAGCCAACTATTATGATACGCTGGGTGTCGGCAGGCAGGCCTCGAAGCAGGAGATCAAGAAGGCTTACCAGAAGCTGGCCAAAAAATGGCATCCCGACGTCAACAAAGCCCCCGAGGCGGAGGCGAGGTTCAAGGAAGCGGCCGAAGCCTACGAGGTGCTGGGCGATGAAGAGAAGCGCAAAATCTATGATGAGGAGCTTCGCTATGGAGCCGGATTCGGCGGATCGCGGGGGCAACGCGGCTCGGCCTCCTCCGCGTCATGGGAATCCCCGTTCGGCGCAGGCTGGGGCAGCGGAGCCGCATCCGGGGACCACTCCGGGGATGATATGTTCGGCATGTTCTTCGGCAGCCGTGGAGCGGCGGACCGCGCGGGCTTCAGCTTCTTCTCCGGCAGCGGCAGCGGCCGCCCGGGGAGAGGCCCGTGGGCCGATGAGTTCAGCACGATGCAGGCCCAGCTTGAGATTACGCTGGACCAGGCTTATAAGGGCGGAACGATCAGCGTCCAGGCGGCGGGGCGGAACCTCAACGTGCAGATTCCGGCACGCTCGGCCGAAGGAACAGTGCTCCGGGTGCCAGGCGGCGGCAGCGGAGCCGGGCAGGAGGGCGATTTGCTGATCTCGCTGCATCTGCTGCCGCATGACATCTATGAGCCGGACGGCGGAGATCTGCTCGCCACAGTGGAGATTGCCCCCTGGCAAGCGGTGCTGGGCGGGGAGGCCAAGGTGCAGCTGCCGGACGGCAGCAGCGTGAAGCTGAAGATTCCGGCAGGATCTAACAACGGCAGAACACTGCGCCTCTCCGGCAAGGGCCTGAAACGGCTGGACGGGACAAATGGCGATATTCTGTTCCGGCTGGAGATTGCCGTTCCGCCTGCGGTCTCCGAGGAGGAGAAGAAGCTGTACCGCCAGCTCGCCGAGGCCAGCGGCTTCCAGGCAGGAGCCAAGCGCAATAGTTCCGGCGGTACACAGCGGACCAAAGCGGCTACAGGGTAA